The sequence GCGCGACGACGTGACCGTTCGCTACCGCACCGCCACCGAGCACGCCTTCATCACCCTGAAGCGGTGGATCACCGCCGGGGTGCTGGCGCCCGGGGCGAGCATCGATCAGGCGGAGCTGAGCCAGCGCCTGGGGATGAGCCGGGTGCCGGTGCGCACGGCGCTGGAGCGCTTGGCCAGCGAGGGGCTCGTGGCGCTGACGCCGCGCCGAGGTGCCGTGGTGATGCCGCTCTCCCTGCAGGAGATGTCCGACCTGTACGTCGTGCGCTGCCACCTGGAAGGCCTGGCCACGGAGCTGGCCGCCGACCGGCTCACCGAGGCGGACGTCGAGGCCCTGGCGCGCATCCTCGCCCAGACCGAGGAGGAGGTCCGGCGGGGCGACCTGGAGGCCTTCCTGGCCAGCAACCGGGCGTTCCACATGCGCATCTACGCCGCCAGCGGGAACGCCGTGCTGATCCGCGTGATCGGCGGGCTGTGGGACCTCAGCGAGCGCTACCGCCGGGCCTACCTGCAGCTCCCCGCGCGCGCGGAGGAGTCCACCGCCGAGCACCGCCACATCTTCGACCTCCTCCGGGCGCGCCGCGGGGTGGAGGCGGCGGCCTTCATGCGCGAGCACAACGCCAAGACCATGCGGGTGCTGGCCGAGTACTACGGGCGGGAGGGCGGGGGGGCATGACCGGACCGTCGCGCGAGGCGGCCCTGACCGTGCGCGTCCTGTCGCAGCAGGAGGCCGGCGAGCGGCTGCGGCGGGCGGGGCTGCTGGCCGGGCGGGCGCTGCTCGTGGGGGCGGCGCTGCTGGCCTGGAGCGCCGCCTCGGGGACGGTGGTAGACGCCCAGTTCGTCAGCGACCCGCTCTCGGTCGCCCGCGCCCTCGCCGCACTGGCCGCGTCCGGGCGGCTGTGGCCGAACCTGGGCCAGACCGTGGCGGAGGTCCTCATCGGCTACCTCCTTGGCGGGGGGCTCGGGGTGGCGGTGGCCCTACTGGTGGGGGTCGTCCCCACCGCGCAGCGCGTCCTGCGCCCCTTCCTCCTGGCGTTCTACGCCATCCCGAAGATCGCGCTCGCCCCGCTGATCGTCATGTGGTTCGGGCTGGGCCTCGCCCCCAAGGTGCTGCTGGCGGCGATCTTCGTCTTCTTCGTGGTCTTCATGAACGTCGTCACCGGGATCTTCAGCGTGAGCCCCCACCTGGTGGCCACGCTGCGCGTCATGGGCGCCTCGCGCACGACGCTGCTCTGGAAGGTGACGCTGCCGAGCACGATCCCCTACCTGACCTCGGGGCTGCGCATCGGCATCCCGGAGGCGATGATCGGCGCGGTCATCGGGGAGTTCATGGCGGCCACGCGCGGGTTGGGCTACCTGGTCAACGCCGCGGCCGCGCAGTTCAACACGACGGTGACGCTGGCGGCCATCGCCGCGCTGGTCGGCGTCGTCGTCCTCATGGACGGGGTCCTGACCCTGGCGGAGGCGCGGCTGCTCCGGTGGCGCCCCCGGGCGGTGCTGGCCGGCCGGGCCTGACGGACTGTCGAGACGGCGGGCCTGAGGGCCCGCCGAGACGGTGGGAGGAGGTGGCAGGAGTGCAGAGGACGTGGAGGAGGTTGCTCGGGCTCGCCCTGGCGGCCGCGCTGGTGGTGGGGTCCGTCGCCGTCGCTCCGACGGCGGCCGCGCCGACGCGGGTGAAGCAGGCCGGGTTCAAGGTGGTGGACCTGGCCGTCCCCTTCCTGGCCCAGGCCCGCGGCGCCTTCGCCCGCCACGGGCTGGCCTGGGAGTACGTCGAGATCGACAGCGGGAAGCTCGGCGTCTCGGCGTTGCTCAGCGGCAACGTCCAGTTCGTCGACCTGGCCCTGGACGACGTCGTCGCCCTCCAGCGGGAGGGCCGCGACCCGATTCTCGTCTACTCCATGGTCAACGCCCTGACCATGGACCTGGTGGTCCGGAACGACGTGCTGGCGCGGCTCGGCGTCACGCCCCGCTCCCCGCTGGAGGCCCGCTTGAAGGCCCTGCGCGGCCTCACCTTCGGCATCACCCGGCCGGGGGCGGTGACGCAGCTCTTCCCCCAGTACCTGTTGCGCAAGGCCGGCTACGACCCGGAGAAGGACGCCACCTTCGTCCAGGTCGGCCCGGGGCAGGCCCTGGTCGCGGCGATGAAGAGCCGGCGCATCGACGCCTTCATGCTCTCGGCTCCGGCACCCTACCTGCTCGAGCGGGACGGGGTGGGGACGGTCCTCATCAAGAACTCCGCCGGGGACGGCCCGCCGGAGTTCGCCGACTTCGCCTTCGAGTCGATCGCTGTGCTGCGGGGGTGGGCGGAGCGCCACCGCCCGGTGGTCACCGCCTACATCCGGGCCCTGAACGAGACCTACACCTGGATGGTGGCCAACCGCGCCGCCGCCCTGCGGGTACTCCAGCCCTTCTTCCCCGACACCGACGCGGCCACGCTGCGGCTCTCCTTCGAGGCGCTCATCCCGGCCATCAAGCCGGGCGGGCGCCTCTCGGAGCGGGCCGTCCGTAACCAGGCGCAGGTGCTGGTGGCGATCGGCGCACTGGACGCCATGCCCGCCACGCGCGAAGGGGTGCTGTGGACCAATCGCTACCACCGGTAGTCGACCTGCAGGAGGCGGTGCGGGAGGTCATCGGCCGCCGCCGGAGGGAGTACGTGCGCTGGCTCACCGAGGTCGTGGCCACCCCCAGCGTGAACCCGCGCTACCCGGGCGGGACGGGCGAAGGAGCGGTCCAGGCCCGCCTGGCCGCCCTCCTGGCCGCGGAGGGAATCGTGGCGACGCTGCGCCCCGTCGACCGCGAGGCCGCGGCCCGCCTCGCGCCGGACGTGCCGCTGAGCGCGTCCTACGAGGGTCGGCCGAACCTGCTCGCCCACCTGGGCCCCCCGCGCCACCTCCTCCTCCTGACCAGCCACAGCGACGTCGCCGGGGTGGCCGCCGACGAGGGGTGGCGCCACGACCCGTTCACGCCGCGCCTGGCGGGCGGGGAACTGGCCGGTCGGGGCGCCGTGGACGCCAAGGGGGCGCTGGTGGCGATGGCGGCGGCGCTGGCCACGGTCCGTGCGCTGGAGGTTCCGCTGCAGCGCGGTGTGCTGCTCGCCAGTGTGGTCGACGAGGAGGCAGGGGGCGGGGGGATCCTCGGGCTGCTGGCCGACGGCGTGCGTCCGGCCGCGGCCGTGGTGGGCGAGCCCACCGACCTGCGCGTGTGCCCGGCTACGCGCGGCCACTGGCTGG is a genomic window of Armatimonadota bacterium containing:
- a CDS encoding GntR family transcriptional regulator; its protein translation is MRDDVTVRYRTATEHAFITLKRWITAGVLAPGASIDQAELSQRLGMSRVPVRTALERLASEGLVALTPRRGAVVMPLSLQEMSDLYVVRCHLEGLATELAADRLTEADVEALARILAQTEEEVRRGDLEAFLASNRAFHMRIYAASGNAVLIRVIGGLWDLSERYRRAYLQLPARAEESTAEHRHIFDLLRARRGVEAAAFMREHNAKTMRVLAEYYGREGGGA
- a CDS encoding ABC transporter permease subunit; translated protein: MTGPSREAALTVRVLSQQEAGERLRRAGLLAGRALLVGAALLAWSAASGTVVDAQFVSDPLSVARALAALAASGRLWPNLGQTVAEVLIGYLLGGGLGVAVALLVGVVPTAQRVLRPFLLAFYAIPKIALAPLIVMWFGLGLAPKVLLAAIFVFFVVFMNVVTGIFSVSPHLVATLRVMGASRTTLLWKVTLPSTIPYLTSGLRIGIPEAMIGAVIGEFMAATRGLGYLVNAAAAQFNTTVTLAAIAALVGVVVLMDGVLTLAEARLLRWRPRAVLAGRA
- a CDS encoding ABC transporter substrate-binding protein; translation: MQRTWRRLLGLALAAALVVGSVAVAPTAAAPTRVKQAGFKVVDLAVPFLAQARGAFARHGLAWEYVEIDSGKLGVSALLSGNVQFVDLALDDVVALQREGRDPILVYSMVNALTMDLVVRNDVLARLGVTPRSPLEARLKALRGLTFGITRPGAVTQLFPQYLLRKAGYDPEKDATFVQVGPGQALVAAMKSRRIDAFMLSAPAPYLLERDGVGTVLIKNSAGDGPPEFADFAFESIAVLRGWAERHRPVVTAYIRALNETYTWMVANRAAALRVLQPFFPDTDAATLRLSFEALIPAIKPGGRLSERAVRNQAQVLVAIGALDAMPATREGVLWTNRYHR